Proteins co-encoded in one Rhinoderma darwinii isolate aRhiDar2 chromosome 4 unlocalized genomic scaffold, aRhiDar2.hap1 SUPER_4_unloc_1, whole genome shotgun sequence genomic window:
- the LOC142683589 gene encoding scavenger receptor cysteine-rich domain-containing group B protein-like, producing MSVYIRLILIIVGTAAHIEGCSHGVHSSAEIMVYIDRFLYGDNYHNLETVRRFVEEMQNDAKHQVTLHLHDSNLKTIKEHFRSHQDLGTVRYIIQENYIVNFINSMTWKPQPGTYHTSYVLILLLDGYHPYLFMKPKIHKLKRAGVEIFAVTFKKSQDYKLYEVVSFPPKTHLYHLLEYPSPDRALSAVAQSVCRSIEGKERSAKKALLSQVRLADGGDHCRGRVELLYNNSWGLLSDKHWDRHGADVICRQLKCGPSLEALDRDAFGPAPGSVLEKVDCTGDEHDVSECLLGTWTDQDPTRPQQSAGVSCLSSGFNKVQLVNGSGPCDGIVEISLNNTWNRFCLWSFGERVASVVCRQMGCGPLLKIQENMVGEAGSAWRTVEETHCSGAESQISECSLSLWSTQPCLYNIHAGIVCSTSAISKVSLTGGSSACSGKVTAFQDTKWNIVPAMEWDVEEEAVLCRQLGCGLAIERAHVKTMSIRKDPESQTDLRSVYCAGHEASLSECSSVMSKGHTCETGEAEAMCSQSGVSKVRLVGGNSSCSGRVEVFYNQAWGTVCDDTWDLFDARVVCRQVGCGPAQRAHGGAYFSPGNGSIWLEKLFCNGTESSLSQCGGVVSKNSLCIHSQDAGVICTENNAI from the exons ATGTCAGTCTACATCCGGCTCATCCTCATCATCGTCGGCACTGCAGCACATATTGAAG GTTGTTCCCATGGGGTCCACAGTTCTGCAGAGATTATGGTCTACATTGACCGCTTTCTATACGGCGATAATTACCATAACTTGGAGACAGTCAGAAGGTTTGTAGAAGAGATGCAGAATGACGCAAAGCATCAGGTAACGCTCCACTTGCACGATTCTAATCTGAAGACAATCAAGGAGCATTTCCGCAGCCATCAAGACTTGGGGACGGTCAGATACATCATACAGGAAAATTACATAGTCAATTTCATTAACTCCATGACATGGAAACCACAGCCGGGCACCTACCACACGTCATACGTCCTCATCCTCCTGCTTGATGGCTACCACCCCTATCTGTTTATGAAGCCCAAAATACACAAACTGAAGAGAGCTGGCGTGGAGATATTTGCAGTGACATTCAAGAAATCCCAGGACTATAAATTGTATGAGGTGGTGTCATTCCCACCAAAGACCCATTTATATCACCTGCTGGAGTATCCGAGTCCTGACAGAGCTCTGTCTGCAGTGGCGCAATCAGTGTGTCGCAGCATCGAGGGGAAGGAACGAAGCGCCAAGAAAGCTC TTTTGTCTCAGGTGAGGTTGGCAGATGGCGGTGACCACTGCCGGGGGAGAGTGGAGCTTCTCTACAACAATTCCTGGGGCTTGTTGAGTGATAAACACTGGGACAGACATGGAGCGGATGTCATCTGCAGGCAGCTGAAGTGTGGTCCTTCTCTGGAGGCCTTGGACAGAGATGCATTTGGGCCAGCACCTGGGAGTGTCCTGGAGAAGGTGGATTGTACTGGCGATGAGCATGACGTTTCAGAGTGTTTACTGGGAACGTGGACTGACCAGGACCCAACGAGACCTCAACAAAGTGCAGGAGTCAGCTGCTTATCTTCTG GTTTCAACAAGGTTCAACTGGTCAATGGCTCTGGACCTTGCGATGGGATAGTGGAAATTTCCCTCAATAACACATGGaatagattctgcctctggagcttTGGAGAGCGGGTTGCTTCAGTTGTATGCAGACAGATGGGCTGTGGACCTCTTCTGAAGATCCAGGAGAATATGGTTGGAGAAGCTGGTTCTGCGTGGAGGACGGTGGAGGAAACACATTGTTCTGGGGCAGAATCTCAGATATCTGAATGCAGCCTCAGTCTCTGGAGCACACAGCCATGCCTCTACAACATCCATGCGGGAATTGTCTGCTCTACATCAG CTATTTCCAAGGTGTCGTTAACGGGGGGCAGCAGCGCTTGTTCCGGTAAAGTGACGGCTTTCCAGGATACTAAGTGGAATATAGTGCCTGCCATGGAATGGGATGTGGAGGAGGAGGCTGTGCTGTGTAGGCAGTTAGGCTGCGGCCTCGCTATTGAGCGTGCTCATGTCAAGACAATGTCAATACGTAAAGACCCCGAATCCCAAACTGATCTGCGCAGCGTCTACTGTGCCGGCCATGAAGCAAGTCTATCTGAATGCAGCTCTGTCATGTCCAAAGGGCACACTTGCGAGACCGGTGAAGCGGAGGCGATGTGTTCACAATCAG GGGTATCTAAGGTGAGACTGGTTGGTGGGAATTCCTCGTGCTCAGGACGGGTGGAGGTCTTCTACAACCAGGCCTGGGGCACCGTGTGTGATGACACCTGGGATCTCTTCGATGCTCGTGTGGTGTGCAGACAAGTTGGTTGCGGACCTGCACAACGAGCCCACGGAGGAGCTTATTTCAGCCCCGGGAACGGATCAATATGGCTGGAAAAACTGTTCTGTAATGGCACCGAGTCATCGTTATCCCAATGCGGAGGAGTTGTATCCAAAAATAGTCTCTGTATCCACTCCCAGGATGCGGGTGTGATCTGTACAG AAAATAATGCAATATAA